The following is a genomic window from bacterium.
GCGGGTCGTCGGGCTCCAGCACGAACGTGTGATAGCCGGTGATCGACGCGGCGCCGCTCACCTCAGGCACCACCGCGCGGTGCGCCCCCACCCGGGTCTCCTCGACGAGCCGTCCCGAAAATCGCGAGCCGATCAGGCTCTCGTTGACGAACGGTGCGCCGAGGGCCAAGCGTCCGTCGGCCCATCGAGCGGCCATCAGCGCCGACGTGCACGTTCCGCAGGGCGAGCGGTCGACCTCCCGGTCCGCGAACACCGTCAGGCTTGTCTGATCCGCGCCGGGGCGGCGGGGCGACCACGCCATCACGACGCCGTACAGGCCTCCGATCCCAGGCTCGAGCGGATGCGCGATCGCGCCGGCCGCCAGCACGGATGTCTTGATCGCCGCGGCGGCCTCGACCAAGCGGCCGAGCGGCCCGGGCCGGTCCCCGAGTCCCGCGCGCGGCGCGTCGACGAGCGCGTAGAAGGCGCCGCCGTACGTGACGGCCGTCTCGACGTCACCGAGGCCGTCGACGGGGACTACGCGACGATCGTAAACGAAGGACGCGACGTTCCGCATCGTCACCTGCCGCACGCGGCCGTCTTCCACCGACGCCCGTGCGCGCACGAGACCCGCCGGCGTGTCGATCGCGACGGCTACCACCGGCCCCGGCGCGGGCACCTGCCCTGTCTCGATCAACACGGTCACGAGGCCGATGATTCCATGGCCGCACATCGTGCTGTAACCCTCGTTATGCATGAAGAGCACGCCGCAAAAGGCCTCCGGCGACACGGGAGGTGTGACGATGCAGCCGTACATGTCGGCGTGCCCGCGCGGCTCCCACATCAGGAATCGGCGGACGTGGTCGAGATGCTCGGTCATGTAGGCGCGCCGCGCGAGGATCGTGTCGCCCGGGAGCGGAGGGAGCCCGGCGGTCACGATCCGCAGCGGCTCGCCCGCGGCGTGGCAGTCGATCGTCTGCATCGTGCGGCGTCGCTGCATCACACGCGTCATTCGCCCCACGCGGCGGCGAACCTCCGCCCCGCGCACACGGGAGGAGACCTTCCGGCCGAAGCCCAACAAGACCGCACGATGACGCCGCGGATTAGCCGGCCCGGATTTCTCACGCCCGAAGAAGTCGCCGCGGAGCTGCGCGTCTCGCCCTCCG
Proteins encoded in this region:
- a CDS encoding proline racemase family protein yields the protein MQRRRTMQTIDCHAAGEPLRIVTAGLPPLPGDTILARRAYMTEHLDHVRRFLMWEPRGHADMYGCIVTPPVSPEAFCGVLFMHNEGYSTMCGHGIIGLVTVLIETGQVPAPGPVVAVAIDTPAGLVRARASVEDGRVRQVTMRNVASFVYDRRVVPVDGLGDVETAVTYGGAFYALVDAPRAGLGDRPGPLGRLVEAAAAIKTSVLAAGAIAHPLEPGIGGLYGVVMAWSPRRPGADQTSLTVFADREVDRSPCGTCTSALMAARWADGRLALGAPFVNESLIGSRFSGRLVEETRVGAHRAVVPEVSGAASITGYHTFVLEPDDPLPDGFLLR